In Streptomyces qaidamensis, one DNA window encodes the following:
- a CDS encoding N-acetylmuramoyl-L-alanine amidase → MATPLTATRLVAALKAEGCAVREVAGWRTNNRNHKGPWGPVHGAMIHHTVTGAGTDVVGLIFHGHSALPGPLATGCITKDGVVHLTGNGRANHAGGGDRDVLDAVIGESYGTYPPPTHEHDGSAGAVDGNARFYGWECENRGDGKDPWPPAQYLAMVKATAAICRAHGWGHKSAIGHLEWSDWKVDPRGFDMAGFRRDVADALALPAGRWEGEDPMPQYVNLGVAGEYQLRPGAWDSVEFTAEWTDETGHHATGGSVFARGPARFSGTVSLHIDGLPAGAVVQARMSEYQGDELRADHPIHEIAGTGGGTFVVVPLTKRLAPGRSMRVRLLNQAAVPVTVVSAVLTALVWKET, encoded by the coding sequence ATGGCCACCCCACTCACCGCCACCCGGCTCGTCGCCGCGCTGAAGGCCGAGGGCTGCGCCGTTCGCGAAGTCGCCGGCTGGCGCACCAACAACCGTAATCACAAAGGCCCTTGGGGCCCAGTGCACGGCGCGATGATCCACCACACCGTCACCGGCGCCGGCACGGACGTCGTCGGACTGATCTTCCACGGCCACAGTGCCCTGCCCGGCCCGCTCGCCACGGGATGCATCACCAAGGACGGCGTCGTCCACCTCACCGGAAACGGCCGGGCCAACCACGCCGGAGGCGGTGACCGTGACGTGCTCGACGCCGTCATCGGCGAGTCGTACGGCACGTATCCGCCCCCGACGCACGAGCACGACGGCTCGGCCGGCGCGGTCGACGGCAACGCCCGCTTCTACGGCTGGGAGTGCGAGAACAGGGGCGACGGCAAGGACCCGTGGCCGCCCGCCCAGTACCTCGCGATGGTCAAGGCCACCGCCGCGATCTGCCGCGCGCACGGCTGGGGCCACAAGAGCGCCATCGGCCATCTGGAATGGAGCGACTGGAAGGTCGACCCGCGCGGATTCGACATGGCCGGCTTCCGCCGAGACGTCGCCGACGCCCTGGCCCTCCCGGCGGGCCGGTGGGAAGGAGAGGACCCCATGCCCCAGTACGTCAACCTCGGTGTCGCCGGGGAGTACCAGCTCAGGCCCGGCGCCTGGGACTCGGTCGAGTTCACCGCGGAATGGACCGACGAGACCGGCCACCACGCCACCGGCGGCAGCGTGTTCGCCCGGGGCCCGGCCCGCTTCAGCGGCACCGTCAGCCTCCACATCGACGGTCTGCCGGCGGGGGCGGTCGTGCAGGCGCGCATGTCGGAGTACCAGGGCGACGAGCTCCGGGCGGACCACCCGATCCACGAGATCGCCGGGACCGGCGGCGGCACCTTCGTGGTCGTCCCCCTGACCAAGCGGCTCGCCCCGGGCCGCAGCATGCGCGTACGGCTGCTGAACCAGGCCGCCGTCCCCGTCACCGTCGTGAGCGCCGTACTGACCGCGCTGGTCTGGAAGGAGACCTGA
- a CDS encoding hemolysin family protein, with protein MSAAQALLGLLAVFVLTAGTGYFVAQEFAYVSADRLTLAREAEAGDRRAARALTVLERLSFMLSGAQLGITVTGLVVGFIAEPSVSALLRPALSGLGLPDAAVGGISVVLAFTLATVVQMVLGELAPKNLAIAVPERLAKALAPSTLAYLKVVGPVVRIFDSAANRLLRKAGIEPVEELHHGATLEELGHLIGESHERGELPEDTAALLDHALEFSERTLDEVMVPRADAVFVRKDAGAEEAVGLIARHGHSNYPVLGDHPDDVAGVLGVRELMALPAARLAGARAGEVARRPLLLPDTLALPDAVTRMREHDDEFAVVLDEHGGVAGIVTYEDIAEELVGDIADESDKVTLLAVADGDGWLVDAGRRVDEVAEATGVRLPEDDDYDTVAGLVVDRLGRFPTVGDRVTVGLPGGGRAVIDVRTLDRHVADRVRISPLVEAVEAEEMA; from the coding sequence ATGAGTGCCGCTCAAGCCCTGCTGGGCCTGCTCGCCGTGTTCGTGCTCACCGCCGGCACCGGCTACTTCGTCGCCCAGGAGTTCGCCTACGTCTCCGCCGACCGCCTCACCCTCGCGCGCGAGGCAGAGGCCGGGGACCGCAGGGCGGCCCGCGCCCTCACGGTGCTGGAGCGGCTGTCGTTCATGCTGTCCGGCGCGCAGCTCGGCATCACCGTCACCGGGCTGGTGGTCGGCTTCATCGCCGAACCGTCGGTGTCCGCCCTGCTCAGGCCCGCCCTGTCGGGGCTCGGCCTGCCGGACGCCGCCGTGGGCGGCATCTCCGTCGTGCTCGCCTTCACGCTGGCCACGGTCGTGCAGATGGTCCTGGGCGAACTCGCCCCGAAGAACCTCGCGATCGCCGTGCCCGAGCGGCTGGCGAAGGCGCTGGCCCCGTCCACGCTGGCGTATCTGAAGGTCGTCGGCCCCGTGGTACGGATCTTCGACAGTGCGGCCAACCGGCTGCTGCGCAAGGCCGGGATCGAGCCCGTCGAGGAACTGCACCACGGCGCCACGCTGGAGGAGCTGGGCCATCTGATCGGCGAGTCCCACGAGCGGGGCGAGCTGCCCGAGGACACCGCCGCGCTGCTGGACCACGCGCTGGAGTTCTCCGAGCGCACCCTCGACGAGGTGATGGTGCCGCGCGCGGACGCCGTGTTCGTGCGCAAGGACGCCGGCGCCGAGGAGGCGGTCGGCCTGATCGCCCGGCACGGCCACTCCAACTACCCGGTGCTCGGCGACCACCCGGACGACGTCGCGGGCGTGCTGGGCGTGCGCGAGCTGATGGCGCTGCCCGCCGCCCGTCTGGCCGGCGCGCGGGCCGGTGAGGTGGCCCGGCGGCCGCTGCTGCTGCCGGACACCCTCGCGCTGCCCGACGCGGTGACGCGGATGCGGGAGCACGACGACGAGTTCGCGGTCGTCCTCGACGAGCACGGCGGGGTTGCGGGCATCGTCACGTACGAGGACATCGCCGAGGAGCTGGTCGGTGACATCGCCGACGAGTCCGACAAGGTCACCTTGCTCGCCGTCGCCGACGGCGACGGCTGGCTGGTGGACGCCGGCCGCCGGGTGGACGAGGTGGCCGAGGCCACCGGTGTCCGACTGCCGGAGGACGACGACTACGACACCGTGGCCGGCCTGGTCGTGGACCGGCTCGGCCGCTTCCCGACGGTCGGCGACCGGGTCACGGTCGGGCTGCCCGGCGGCGGCCGGGCCGTGATCGACGTCCGCACGCTGGACCGGCACGTGGCCGACCGGGTCCGGATCAGCCCGCTGGTGGAGGCCGTGGAAGCCGAGGAGATGGCGTGA
- a CDS encoding YceI family protein — MTVAVETGQWQLDATASTVGIRHKTMWGLVTVKGTFGAVSGTGEVRPDGSAAGTLTFDAASLDTGHAKRDTHLRSEHFFDAGHHPEITFAARSAELRDGDRVHVIGQLTVRGISRPLSLDARVTDRDAGGLTLDTEFTVDREQFGMGWNQLGMIRGRATVAATLRFIRAAA, encoded by the coding sequence ATGACCGTCGCCGTGGAAACCGGACAGTGGCAGCTCGACGCGACCGCCTCGACCGTCGGCATCCGGCACAAGACCATGTGGGGCCTGGTCACCGTGAAGGGCACGTTCGGCGCCGTCAGCGGCACGGGCGAGGTCCGCCCCGACGGGTCCGCCGCCGGCACCCTGACCTTCGACGCCGCCTCCCTGGACACCGGGCACGCCAAGCGCGACACCCACCTGAGGTCGGAGCACTTCTTCGACGCCGGCCACCACCCCGAGATCACCTTCGCGGCCCGCAGCGCCGAGCTCCGCGACGGGGACCGGGTGCACGTCATCGGGCAGCTCACCGTGCGCGGCATCAGCAGGCCGCTGTCCCTGGACGCCCGCGTGACGGACCGGGACGCCGGTGGCCTCACCCTGGACACCGAGTTCACCGTGGACCGTGAGCAGTTCGGCATGGGCTGGAACCAGCTGGGCATGATCCGCGGCCGGGCCACGGTCGCCGCCACCCTCCGCTTCATCCGGGCCGCGGCCTGA
- a CDS encoding DUF3140 domain-containing protein, with translation MDDEEREETWNDFRELVNMTPADLEKWLESDASQSVGQQQDGGESTGHASGRRIAAIETRSARDQCASFSCGVTATPFSAWLIWCWVSSATARASSTTSPRSRMRLA, from the coding sequence GTGGACGACGAGGAGCGCGAGGAGACCTGGAACGACTTCCGTGAGCTGGTGAACATGACACCGGCGGACCTGGAGAAGTGGCTGGAGTCCGACGCTTCACAGAGCGTCGGGCAACAGCAGGACGGCGGCGAGTCCACCGGGCACGCCTCCGGCCGCCGGATCGCGGCGATCGAGACCCGCTCGGCACGTGATCAGTGCGCGTCGTTCTCCTGCGGGGTCACGGCGACACCGTTCAGCGCCTGGCTCATCTGGTGCTGGGTCTCTTCGGCCACGGCACGGGCCTCTTCGACGACGTCACCCCGTTCGCGTATGAGGCTCGCGTAG
- a CDS encoding hemolysin family protein has product MSFPMAVFVTVLLLIGSGFFVAAEFALVAAKRHRMEKAAADGRRGAGAALAGMRELSLMLAGAQLGITVCTLGLGSVSKPAISHELDPLLNTLGLPSAVSYGVAFAVAMVVVVFLHMVVGEMAPKSWAIAHPERSAMLLSPPFRAVVRAVRPLIRLLNSVSNALVRLCRVAPRDELASVHNREQLTHLVEESERLGLISATDSELLTRSLTEPETPVAALRIPAAEITWAEGGADVEALLRFAAEHDRTRLLVRENGTVLGSVHARDALVARARGRATTARDLARPVPELAETATVAEAIELLRRRRSSLAVVRDDSGRLTGLVTLDDLLARLMQPAAAA; this is encoded by the coding sequence GTGAGTTTCCCGATGGCGGTCTTCGTGACCGTGCTGCTGCTGATCGGCAGCGGTTTCTTCGTCGCGGCCGAGTTCGCCCTCGTCGCCGCCAAGCGCCACCGCATGGAGAAGGCGGCGGCCGACGGGCGGCGCGGTGCCGGAGCGGCCCTGGCCGGCATGCGCGAGCTGTCGCTGATGCTGGCCGGCGCCCAGCTGGGCATCACCGTGTGCACGCTGGGCCTGGGCTCGGTGTCCAAGCCGGCGATCTCGCACGAACTCGACCCGCTGCTGAACACGCTGGGCCTGCCCAGTGCCGTGAGCTACGGCGTGGCCTTCGCCGTGGCGATGGTCGTGGTGGTGTTCCTGCACATGGTGGTCGGCGAGATGGCGCCCAAGTCCTGGGCCATCGCCCACCCGGAGCGTTCGGCGATGCTGCTGTCGCCGCCCTTCCGGGCCGTGGTGCGGGCCGTGCGTCCGCTGATCCGGCTGCTCAACTCGGTGAGCAACGCCCTGGTGCGGCTGTGCCGGGTGGCCCCGCGCGACGAGCTGGCCTCGGTGCACAACCGGGAGCAGCTGACGCACCTGGTGGAGGAGTCGGAGCGGCTGGGCCTGATCAGCGCGACCGACTCGGAGCTGCTCACCCGCTCGCTGACCGAGCCGGAGACACCGGTCGCGGCGCTGCGCATCCCGGCCGCCGAGATCACCTGGGCCGAGGGAGGTGCGGACGTCGAGGCGCTGCTGCGCTTCGCCGCCGAGCACGACCGCACCCGGCTGCTGGTCCGGGAGAACGGCACCGTCCTCGGCTCGGTGCACGCCCGGGACGCCCTGGTGGCCCGGGCCCGGGGGCGGGCCACGACCGCGCGGGACCTCGCCCGGCCGGTGCCCGAGCTGGCGGAGACCGCCACGGTCGCCGAAGCGATCGAGCTGCTGCGCCGCCGCCGGTCGTCCCTGGCCGTGGTCCGTGACGACTCCGGCCGGCTCACCGGCCTGGTCACCCTGGACGACCTGCTGGCCCGCCTGATGCAGCCGGCCGCGGCGGCCTGA
- a CDS encoding acyltransferase family protein, translated as MSDTVTAARPGAAVKRATGTKDQDAAPRPVRQRDAFFDNAKYLAIVLVAVGHAWEPLRQGSRAVTALYMLVYAFHMPAFIIVSGYFSRTFDGSPARLRRLLTGVVVPYVVFETAYTLFTRWTSQDPDRPVSLLDPLYLTWFLAALFVWRLTTPLWQLVRWPLPLALAVAILATTAPSIGHDLDLQRTLQFLPYFVFGLLLRPEHFRLVRRRAVRILAVPVAACALAVAYWAVPRMDYAWFFHADSAPELGGPLWYGPVMTLAAFGCSLVLVGCFLAWVPGRRTWFTALGAGTLCGYLLHGFVAQAAKYWGWYEPAWVRGPAGVVAATLVAGVVVTALCTPSVRRVFRPVTEPGMAWAFRGTAATRTGSRRAAP; from the coding sequence GTGAGTGACACGGTGACCGCGGCCCGTCCCGGGGCCGCGGTGAAACGGGCGACGGGGACGAAGGACCAGGACGCGGCGCCCCGCCCGGTCCGGCAGCGGGACGCGTTCTTCGACAACGCCAAGTACCTCGCGATCGTCCTCGTGGCCGTGGGACACGCCTGGGAGCCACTGCGCCAGGGCAGCAGGGCCGTCACCGCCCTCTACATGCTCGTCTACGCCTTCCACATGCCGGCGTTCATCATCGTCTCCGGCTACTTCTCCCGCACCTTCGACGGCAGCCCGGCCCGGCTCAGGCGCCTGCTCACCGGCGTCGTCGTCCCGTACGTGGTGTTCGAGACGGCGTACACCCTGTTCACCCGCTGGACCAGCCAGGACCCCGACCGCCCGGTCAGCCTGCTGGACCCCCTGTACCTCACCTGGTTCCTCGCGGCGCTGTTCGTCTGGCGGCTGACCACGCCCCTGTGGCAGCTGGTGCGGTGGCCGCTCCCGCTGGCCCTGGCCGTCGCGATCCTGGCGACGACCGCACCGTCCATCGGCCACGACCTCGATCTGCAGCGGACCCTGCAGTTCCTGCCCTACTTCGTGTTCGGTCTGCTGCTGCGCCCGGAGCACTTCCGGCTGGTACGACGGCGTGCCGTGCGGATCCTCGCCGTGCCGGTGGCCGCCTGCGCCCTGGCCGTGGCGTACTGGGCGGTCCCGCGGATGGACTACGCCTGGTTCTTCCACGCCGACAGCGCCCCGGAGCTGGGGGGCCCCCTCTGGTACGGGCCCGTGATGACCCTGGCCGCCTTCGGCTGCTCGCTCGTCCTCGTCGGCTGCTTCCTCGCCTGGGTGCCCGGGCGCCGGACGTGGTTCACCGCGCTGGGCGCCGGCACCCTGTGCGGCTACCTGCTGCACGGGTTCGTCGCGCAGGCCGCGAAGTACTGGGGCTGGTACGAACCGGCCTGGGTCCGCGGGCCCGCCGGCGTGGTCGCCGCCACCCTGGTCGCGGGCGTGGTCGTCACCGCCCTGTGCACTCCGTCCGTACGGCGGGTCTTCCGCCCCGTGACGGAACCCGGCATGGCGTGGGCCTTCCGCGGCACGGCCGCCACCCGGACCGGTTCCCGTCGTGCTGCGCCCTGA
- a CDS encoding MarR family winged helix-turn-helix transcriptional regulator — protein MADPEEHPADLPACPSLGDGGLLPAELRAWMLLLAATGAVEQRLRAVVKEKLDVSHDEFLVLCLLAEQPEGGLRMTRVAELLGRPKTRLTYQIACLQHAGLVTRRSVCGDKRGVEVTLTDKARDLLKEASAPLAETVTESLARFMGPDQCAAMRGLVPDLTEESRPE, from the coding sequence ATGGCCGACCCCGAGGAGCACCCCGCCGATCTGCCCGCATGTCCGTCCCTCGGCGATGGCGGGCTGCTGCCCGCCGAACTGCGCGCCTGGATGCTGCTGCTGGCCGCGACGGGAGCGGTGGAGCAGCGGCTGCGCGCGGTCGTGAAGGAGAAGCTGGACGTCTCGCACGACGAGTTCCTGGTCCTGTGCCTGCTCGCGGAGCAGCCCGAGGGCGGTCTGCGCATGACGCGTGTCGCGGAGCTCCTGGGTCGCCCGAAGACCCGCCTGACCTACCAGATCGCCTGCCTCCAGCACGCCGGGCTCGTCACCCGCAGGTCGGTCTGCGGCGACAAGCGGGGCGTCGAGGTCACCCTCACGGACAAGGCGCGGGACCTGCTGAAAGAGGCCTCCGCCCCGCTCGCCGAGACGGTCACCGAGTCCCTGGCCCGCTTCATGGGCCCGGACCAGTGCGCGGCGATGCGGGGGCTGGTGCCGGATCTCACGGAGGAGTCCCGCCCGGAATGA
- a CDS encoding DUF2945 domain-containing protein: MAKGRSEGGKPKKGDKVTWSSHGSRTEGEVEREITERTEASGRTVDASPDDPQYEVRSDKSGRTAVHKPSALKKK, from the coding sequence ATGGCGAAGGGCCGCAGCGAGGGCGGGAAGCCGAAGAAGGGTGACAAGGTCACCTGGAGCAGTCACGGCAGCCGCACCGAGGGCGAGGTGGAGAGGGAGATCACCGAACGGACCGAGGCATCGGGCCGCACGGTCGACGCCTCACCGGACGACCCGCAGTACGAGGTACGCAGCGACAAGTCCGGCAGGACCGCGGTGCACAAGCCGTCCGCGCTCAAGAAGAAGTGA
- a CDS encoding cell division protein SepF produces the protein MPVNSHDVTDEQWEGLAQVVPLRGRDAWPSSVGHRSIPEAETETRRRFVVLRVNVFADARDVAERLMAGVPVLLDLTGAETEVAKRVLDFSTGVVFGLASGMHRVDRNVFLLTPAGTEVTGLMEGAGLPGV, from the coding sequence ATGCCGGTGAACAGCCACGATGTCACCGACGAACAGTGGGAGGGGCTCGCTCAGGTCGTGCCGCTGCGAGGCCGGGACGCCTGGCCGTCCTCGGTCGGCCACCGTTCCATACCCGAGGCCGAGACGGAGACCCGCCGTCGTTTCGTCGTCCTGCGGGTGAACGTCTTCGCCGACGCCCGTGACGTCGCCGAGCGGCTGATGGCGGGCGTCCCCGTCCTCCTCGACCTCACCGGCGCGGAGACGGAGGTCGCCAAGCGGGTCCTCGACTTCAGCACCGGCGTCGTCTTCGGCCTGGCGAGCGGGATGCACCGGGTGGACCGCAACGTGTTCCTGCTGACCCCGGCGGGGACCGAGGTGACCGGGCTGATGGAGGGAGCGGGCCTCCCCGGGGTGTGA
- a CDS encoding bifunctional nitrate reductase/sulfite reductase flavoprotein subunit alpha, protein MTSTPRPQQETQQVRTVCSYCGVGCGLVLDVGAGPDGRRKVLKASGDKAHPANAGRLCTKGATTADMLAAPGRLTGALVRDDRGEEAVPAPVADAIAEAAARLRAIVDEHGPDAVAFYVSGQLSLEAQYLANKLAKGFVGTNRIESNSRLCMASAGTGYKLSLGADGPPGSYEDFDRADAFLVIGSNMADCHPILFLRMMERVKAGAKLIVVDPRRTATAAKADLFLQVRPGTDLALLNGLLHLLLENGHTDPEFVADHTEGWEELPGFLADYHPAAVAAITGLDEDGLREAARIIGEAGKQWMSCWTMGLNQSTHGTWNTNALVNLHLATGAICRPGAGPFSLTGQPNAMGGREMGYMGPGLPGQRSVLVAEERAFTEEVWELPPGTLRADGVGQGTVEMFRQMADGEIKACWIICTNPVASVANRRTVIEGLEAAEFVVTQDVFTDTETNAYADVVLPGAMWTEAEGVFVNSERTLTLTRPAADPPGEAMADWRIIAEVACAMGYEKAFSYDSAEQIFEEIKRFWNPKTGWDLRGVSYERLRETPVQWPAAREDGPERNPIRYVGDEGLRFPTASGRAAFFARPHLPAAELPDDDYPFVLNTGRVQHQWHTLTKTGKVAKLTKLNPGPFVELHPADATALGVADGDLVEVASRRGRAVLPAVVTDRVRPGCCFAPFHWNDLFGEYLSINAVTSDAVDPLSFQPEFKVCAVSLAKVVSPAPAPETPALTPTAVTPGGANPFGLEPSPPPVLSAQERRYLTGFLAGLGSGAPGVPVLPPDAPFSPEHALWVNGVLAGMYSRTGAAVPQERSGREVVVLWASQTGNAEEFANATAERLTSTGHRTTLVGMDDADVGTLTRTADLLFITSTFGDGDAPDNGSGFWDALSGEQAPRLDGVRYAVLAFGDSSYDDFCGHGRRLDARLDELGGVRLAPRTDCEPDFEPSAGEWLDQVLSALGGTAAAPAAEPRTTARAKTVTTARLVGNRLLSRAGAGKEVRRFTFDTSGTDLAYEAGDALGVRPVNAPALVDEWLAVTGVDAGSAVAVDGVGEVPFGEALHRHLDITRITPDLLRFVAERARDKHELRRLLRPDNKDGLAQWSWGRQAVDVLAEYAVRASAEEWAGVLRRLQPRLYSISSSPLADPHRVSLTVSVVRYENLHGRARGGVCSPYLADAGPDTEVPVFVQRTPHFRPPADASTPMVMVGPGTGVAPFVGFLQERRALGHRAPNWLFFGEQHRATDFYYEDELTALRDEGTLTRLDTAFSRDQRNKVYVQDRMREHGPELWHWLHDGARLYVCGDASRMAKDVDRALRDIAMTHGGLGEAEAAAYLKQLAADKRYVRDVY, encoded by the coding sequence ATGACCTCGACCCCCCGGCCGCAGCAGGAGACGCAGCAGGTGCGCACCGTCTGCTCGTACTGCGGTGTGGGCTGCGGCCTCGTGCTGGATGTCGGTGCGGGTCCGGACGGGCGGCGCAAGGTTCTGAAGGCGTCGGGTGACAAGGCTCACCCCGCGAACGCGGGGCGGCTGTGCACCAAGGGCGCGACCACCGCCGACATGCTCGCCGCGCCCGGGCGGCTGACCGGCGCGCTCGTGCGGGACGACCGGGGCGAGGAGGCGGTCCCGGCACCCGTGGCCGACGCGATCGCCGAGGCCGCCGCGCGGCTGCGGGCGATCGTCGACGAGCACGGGCCGGACGCGGTCGCCTTCTACGTCTCCGGGCAGCTGAGCCTGGAGGCGCAGTACCTGGCGAACAAGCTGGCCAAGGGGTTCGTCGGGACGAACCGGATCGAGTCGAACTCGCGGCTGTGCATGGCGAGCGCGGGCACCGGCTACAAGCTGTCGCTGGGGGCGGACGGGCCGCCCGGTTCGTACGAGGACTTCGACCGGGCGGACGCCTTCCTCGTCATCGGGTCGAACATGGCCGACTGCCATCCGATCCTGTTCCTGCGGATGATGGAGCGGGTCAAGGCGGGCGCCAAGCTGATCGTCGTCGACCCGAGGCGCACCGCGACCGCCGCGAAGGCCGATCTGTTCCTCCAGGTCAGGCCGGGTACCGACCTCGCACTGCTGAACGGCCTGCTGCACCTGCTGCTGGAGAACGGGCACACCGACCCGGAGTTCGTCGCGGACCACACCGAGGGCTGGGAGGAGCTGCCCGGGTTCCTCGCCGACTACCACCCCGCCGCGGTCGCCGCGATCACCGGCCTCGACGAGGACGGCCTGCGCGAGGCGGCCCGGATCATCGGCGAGGCGGGCAAGCAGTGGATGAGCTGCTGGACCATGGGGCTCAACCAGTCCACCCACGGCACCTGGAACACCAACGCCCTGGTCAACCTGCATCTGGCGACAGGAGCGATCTGCCGTCCGGGCGCCGGGCCGTTCTCCCTGACCGGGCAGCCCAACGCCATGGGCGGGCGCGAGATGGGCTACATGGGTCCGGGGCTGCCGGGGCAGCGGTCGGTGCTCGTCGCGGAGGAGCGGGCCTTCACCGAGGAGGTGTGGGAGCTGCCGCCCGGGACGCTGCGCGCCGACGGGGTCGGGCAGGGCACGGTCGAGATGTTCCGGCAGATGGCCGACGGGGAGATCAAGGCCTGCTGGATCATCTGCACCAACCCGGTCGCCTCGGTCGCCAACCGCCGCACCGTCATCGAGGGTCTTGAGGCCGCCGAGTTCGTCGTCACGCAGGACGTGTTCACGGACACCGAGACGAACGCGTACGCCGATGTCGTCCTGCCGGGCGCGATGTGGACCGAGGCCGAGGGCGTCTTCGTCAACAGCGAGCGCACCCTCACGCTGACCCGGCCGGCCGCGGACCCGCCCGGGGAGGCGATGGCCGACTGGCGGATCATCGCGGAGGTGGCGTGCGCGATGGGCTACGAGAAGGCGTTCTCGTACGACAGCGCCGAGCAGATCTTCGAGGAGATCAAGCGCTTTTGGAACCCGAAGACCGGGTGGGACCTGCGCGGGGTGTCCTACGAGCGGCTGCGCGAGACACCCGTGCAGTGGCCGGCCGCGCGGGAGGACGGGCCGGAGCGCAATCCGATCCGGTACGTGGGCGACGAGGGGCTGCGCTTCCCGACGGCTTCCGGGCGGGCCGCGTTCTTCGCGCGGCCGCATCTGCCCGCCGCCGAGTTGCCGGACGACGACTATCCGTTCGTGCTCAACACCGGGCGGGTGCAGCACCAGTGGCACACGCTCACCAAGACCGGGAAGGTCGCCAAGCTCACCAAGCTGAATCCGGGGCCGTTCGTGGAGCTCCACCCCGCGGACGCCACGGCGCTCGGCGTCGCCGACGGCGATCTCGTGGAGGTCGCCTCGCGGCGCGGGCGGGCGGTGCTGCCGGCGGTGGTGACGGACCGGGTGCGGCCCGGGTGCTGCTTCGCGCCGTTCCACTGGAACGACCTGTTCGGCGAGTACCTGAGCATCAACGCGGTGACCAGCGACGCGGTGGATCCGCTGTCGTTCCAGCCGGAGTTCAAGGTGTGTGCGGTCTCGCTCGCGAAGGTGGTGTCCCCGGCGCCCGCACCGGAGACACCGGCCCTGACGCCCACGGCCGTGACGCCGGGCGGCGCGAACCCCTTCGGCCTCGAACCCTCCCCTCCCCCGGTGCTCTCCGCCCAGGAGCGCCGGTACCTCACCGGCTTCCTCGCCGGGCTCGGCTCGGGTGCCCCCGGGGTGCCGGTGCTGCCGCCCGACGCGCCCTTCTCCCCCGAGCACGCGCTGTGGGTGAACGGGGTTCTCGCCGGCATGTACTCGCGGACCGGGGCCGCCGTGCCGCAGGAGCGGTCCGGGCGGGAGGTCGTCGTGCTCTGGGCCTCGCAGACCGGGAACGCGGAGGAGTTCGCCAACGCCACCGCCGAACGGCTGACCTCGACGGGACACCGTACGACCCTCGTCGGCATGGACGACGCCGATGTCGGGACGCTCACCCGCACCGCGGACCTGCTGTTCATCACCAGCACCTTCGGGGACGGCGACGCACCCGACAACGGCTCCGGCTTCTGGGACGCGCTCTCCGGCGAACAGGCACCTCGGCTGGACGGGGTGCGGTACGCCGTGCTGGCCTTCGGCGACTCCTCCTACGACGACTTCTGCGGGCACGGGCGGCGGCTGGACGCGCGGCTCGACGAGCTGGGCGGGGTGCGGCTGGCCCCGCGCACGGACTGCGAGCCGGACTTCGAGCCGTCCGCCGGGGAGTGGCTCGACCAGGTGCTGTCGGCGCTGGGCGGCACGGCCGCCGCCCCCGCCGCCGAGCCCAGGACGACGGCGAGGGCGAAGACCGTCACCACCGCCCGGCTGGTCGGCAACCGGCTGCTCAGCCGGGCGGGCGCGGGCAAGGAGGTCCGGCGGTTCACCTTCGACACGAGCGGGACGGACCTGGCGTACGAGGCCGGGGACGCGCTCGGGGTGCGGCCGGTCAACGCGCCCGCCCTGGTGGACGAGTGGCTGGCGGTGACCGGGGTGGACGCCGGGTCGGCCGTGGCGGTCGACGGTGTCGGCGAGGTGCCGTTCGGCGAGGCCCTGCACCGGCATCTCGACATCACCCGGATCACTCCCGACCTGCTCCGTTTCGTCGCCGAACGCGCCCGGGACAAGCACGAGCTGCGCAGGCTGCTGCGGCCCGACAACAAGGACGGGCTGGCACAGTGGAGCTGGGGACGGCAGGCCGTGGACGTGCTCGCCGAGTACGCGGTGCGGGCGAGCGCCGAGGAGTGGGCCGGGGTGCTGCGCAGGCTGCAGCCACGGCTGTACTCCATATCGTCCAGTCCGCTGGCCGATCCCCACCGGGTGTCGCTGACCGTGTCCGTGGTGCGGTACGAGAACCTGCACGGCCGGGCGCGCGGCGGGGTCTGCTCGCCGTACCTCGCGGACGCCGGACCGGACACGGAGGTGCCGGTGTTCGTGCAGCGCACGCCGCACTTCCGGCCCCCGGCCGACGCCTCGACGCCGATGGTCATGGTCGGCCCGGGCACCGGCGTGGCGCCCTTCGTCGGGTTCCTCCAGGAGCGGCGGGCGCTCGGCCACCGGGCCCCCAACTGGCTGTTCTTCGGGGAGCAGCACCGGGCGACGGACTTCTACTACGAGGACGAGCTGACGGCGCTGCGCGACGAGGGCACCCTCACCCGGCTGGACACCGCCTTCTCCCGGGACCAGCGCAACAAGGTGTACGTGCAGGACCGGATGCGCGAGCACGGGCCGGAGCTGTGGCACTGGCTGCACGACGGGGCCCGTCTCTACGTCTGCGGCGACGCCTCCCGGATGGCGAAGGACGTGGACCGGGCGCTGCGGGACATCGCGATGACGCACGGCGGACTGGGCGAGGCGGAGGCCGCCGCGTATCTGAAGCAGCTCGCGGCGGACAAGCGGTACGTGCGGGACGTGTACTGA